In Synechococcus sp. CB0101, a genomic segment contains:
- a CDS encoding helicase, with product MLEARAHHQLKALLRQAGEPRWPHHLTLSRLVARSLRRGDQTLIRLAPGSDPSWLLGLLVPLALHSEGVAMLVSPALRQRLLQVELPRLEAVGLQLACWEGSQPPPAGRLWLLQHEQLTQAWSSGALEDRQLVVPEGELLEPLLREALAVVIETEHWEQLRRSLPSAAATLLQLHERLSRRLLARPCGPHQQVAIAPEEEAPLRQLLALLGPLPDPWPRWLESSGEAWTSWAQVNPTVLQWQWHRQPLQPLAELPGLLHSRGVVLVGPWPEAQGPVLGFTPQVELSLADPPLLDPLPLFAPQGQPLPNAPHYDTHLLDQCRRLVLGQSGLTVVLVDDEGQRLRLTSALAAEFGSRVGHQLTAPESNGVICCAWSWWLEHQERLPLPAQLVAATLPIASLEDPLTAARVSALRLRGRDWFRELLLPESLQRLQLAVAGVRRNSGRLAVLDGRLRRRGWGRTVLEALEPWVALTRLRPD from the coding sequence ATGCTGGAAGCGCGGGCCCACCATCAACTCAAGGCCTTGCTCCGCCAGGCCGGTGAACCGCGCTGGCCCCATCACCTCACCTTGAGCCGTTTGGTGGCCCGCAGCCTCCGCCGCGGCGACCAGACCCTGATCCGCCTGGCTCCAGGCAGTGATCCCAGCTGGCTGTTGGGGTTGCTGGTGCCCCTGGCGCTGCACTCCGAGGGTGTGGCGATGCTGGTGAGCCCGGCGTTGCGCCAACGGCTGCTGCAGGTGGAACTGCCGCGGCTGGAGGCGGTGGGCCTGCAGCTGGCCTGCTGGGAAGGGTCCCAGCCCCCACCGGCTGGCCGGTTGTGGCTGCTCCAGCACGAGCAGCTGACGCAGGCCTGGAGCTCTGGTGCTCTGGAGGACCGCCAATTGGTGGTGCCGGAGGGGGAGCTACTGGAGCCTCTGCTGCGCGAGGCCTTGGCCGTGGTGATCGAGACGGAGCATTGGGAACAGCTCCGCCGCAGCCTTCCTTCGGCGGCGGCGACGTTGCTGCAGTTGCATGAACGCCTCAGCCGGCGCCTGTTGGCCCGGCCCTGCGGCCCCCATCAGCAGGTGGCGATCGCGCCCGAGGAGGAAGCCCCCCTGCGGCAGCTCTTGGCGTTGCTTGGCCCCTTGCCCGATCCCTGGCCCCGCTGGCTGGAGAGCAGCGGCGAGGCTTGGACCAGCTGGGCCCAGGTGAATCCCACCGTTTTGCAGTGGCAATGGCATCGCCAGCCCCTGCAGCCCCTGGCTGAACTGCCCGGGTTGCTGCACAGCCGCGGCGTGGTGTTGGTGGGCCCCTGGCCAGAGGCCCAGGGCCCGGTGCTGGGTTTCACCCCCCAGGTGGAGTTAAGCCTGGCGGATCCGCCGCTGCTGGATCCCCTACCGCTGTTTGCGCCCCAGGGGCAGCCCCTGCCCAATGCCCCCCATTACGACACCCATCTGCTGGATCAGTGCCGCCGGCTCGTGCTCGGGCAGAGCGGGCTGACGGTGGTGCTGGTGGACGACGAAGGCCAGCGCCTGCGGCTCACCAGCGCGCTGGCGGCTGAATTCGGCTCCCGGGTGGGGCATCAGCTCACGGCGCCGGAGAGCAATGGTGTGATCTGTTGCGCCTGGAGCTGGTGGCTCGAGCATCAGGAGCGCTTGCCTCTGCCTGCGCAGCTGGTGGCCGCCACCTTGCCGATCGCCAGCCTGGAGGATCCCCTCACGGCAGCCCGGGTGTCGGCGCTGCGCCTGCGGGGCCGCGATTGGTTTCGGGAGCTGCTGTTGCCGGAGTCGCTGCAGCGGCTGCAGTTGGCCGTGGCCGGCGTGCGGCGCAACAGCGGCCGGCTGGCGGTGCTGGATGGGCGCCTGCGCCGCCGGGGCTGGGGGCGCACGGTGTTGGAGGCACTCGAGCCTTGGGTGGCGTTGACGCGGTTGCGGCCCGATTAA
- a CDS encoding LdpA C-terminal domain-containing domain: MSAPAAAEAALAAGRFVKLICGAGNQDLAAIEDLCAVYSLAGVHCIDVAADAAVAAAARRGMAWAEERGATRPWLMLSLSDGADPHFRKASFDPQRCPSSCPRPCQRVCPALAIGDSGGVLAERCYGCGRCLPACPLGLINEQQVLLSPEVVPQLLASVQPDAVELHTQAGRQEAFAQRLQQVQASGVPLQRLAVSCGLERGAGAKSHPDAPAPEAPLTARELAAELWQRFALVRQAQLQPLWQLDGRPMSGDVGVGTARSAVKLLEAIRPWAPPGPLQLAGGTNASTAGLLADDAGAAGVAFGGMARSLLQPLLVEAEGHDLPLRDQPHLLAQALSLAKALIAPWQSR, from the coding sequence TTGAGCGCTCCGGCGGCTGCCGAAGCCGCCCTGGCGGCCGGCCGCTTTGTGAAGCTGATCTGCGGCGCCGGCAACCAAGACCTGGCCGCGATTGAAGATCTCTGTGCCGTGTACAGCCTGGCGGGCGTGCACTGCATCGATGTGGCCGCCGATGCAGCCGTCGCTGCCGCGGCGCGGCGCGGCATGGCCTGGGCTGAGGAGCGCGGCGCCACCCGCCCCTGGCTGATGCTCAGCCTGAGCGATGGGGCTGATCCCCATTTCCGCAAGGCCAGCTTTGATCCACAGCGCTGCCCCAGCTCCTGCCCTCGGCCCTGCCAAAGGGTCTGCCCCGCCTTGGCGATTGGAGACAGCGGCGGTGTGCTGGCTGAGCGCTGCTACGGCTGCGGCCGCTGCCTGCCGGCCTGCCCTCTCGGGTTAATCAACGAGCAACAGGTGCTGCTCAGCCCGGAGGTGGTGCCGCAGCTGCTGGCGAGCGTGCAACCCGATGCCGTGGAGCTGCACACCCAAGCGGGGCGCCAGGAGGCCTTTGCCCAACGGCTGCAGCAGGTGCAGGCCAGCGGCGTGCCCCTGCAGCGCCTGGCGGTGAGCTGCGGTCTGGAGCGGGGCGCCGGCGCGAAGAGCCATCCAGACGCACCAGCTCCGGAGGCACCTCTCACTGCCCGTGAGCTGGCCGCCGAGCTGTGGCAGCGCTTCGCCTTGGTGCGCCAGGCCCAGCTCCAACCGCTCTGGCAGCTCGATGGCCGGCCGATGAGCGGCGATGTGGGCGTAGGCACAGCCCGCTCCGCCGTGAAGTTGCTGGAGGCGATCCGCCCCTGGGCCCCACCCGGCCCACTCCAGCTGGCCGGCGGCACCAATGCCAGCACCGCTGGATTGCTCGCCGACGATGCCGGCGCGGCGGGTGTGGCCTTTGGCGGGATGGCCCGCAGCCTGCTGCAACCCCTGCTGGTGGAGGCCGAGGGCCACGACCTACCGCTGCGGGACCAGCCCCACCTGCTGGCGCAGGCCTTGAGCCTGGCCAAAGCACTGATCGCGCCCTGGCAGAGCCGCTGA
- a CDS encoding AAA family ATPase: protein MVSAPISPQRITDDLDRLLEVLPEAVRQALAPPEAREQLLEVVLDLGRVPEARYPGRAVGLGDAVVERADLAAVVEQLGAFGGDNRAGIERTLHRISAIRNRTGTIVGLTCRVGRAVFGTVAMVRDLMDSGQSLLLMGRPGVGKTTALREIARVLADELGKRVVVIDTSNEIAGDGDIPHPAIGRARRMQVARPELQHQVMIEAVENHMPEVIVIDEIGTELEAQAARTIAERGVMLVATAHGNELANLVKNPTLSDLVGGIESVTLGDEEARRRRSQKTVLERAAEPTFPLAVEMHTRNRWLVHRDVARTVDLLLRGQLPRPQVRELDGDGRLHLQEPSPPQALIRPEPAQGGRPPLPRRPRDLAPVPLPDPVAAPEPEPAPDEAQAGAPQSPLLLYGVGVSALLLEQAIRSRRLPVQCVETVEEADVVLALRQHLGQQPELRRRAQQAGVPILVIKADTLPQVQRGLERLLQRREPAEPPQAEPGRSGADDDLAALEECRLAVEQLVLAKGQPVELLPRSERVRRLQAELAARYQLATADFGSGRQQRLRIFPR, encoded by the coding sequence ATGGTTTCCGCTCCGATCAGCCCCCAGCGCATCACCGACGACCTCGACCGCCTGCTGGAGGTGCTGCCTGAGGCCGTGCGCCAGGCCCTGGCCCCGCCTGAGGCCCGCGAGCAATTGCTGGAGGTGGTGCTGGATCTGGGGCGCGTTCCCGAGGCCCGCTACCCCGGACGGGCCGTGGGCCTGGGCGATGCCGTGGTGGAGCGGGCCGACCTGGCGGCCGTGGTGGAGCAGCTGGGCGCCTTCGGTGGCGACAACCGCGCCGGCATTGAGCGCACCCTGCACCGCATCAGCGCCATCCGCAACCGCACCGGCACGATCGTGGGCCTCACCTGCCGTGTGGGGCGAGCCGTGTTCGGCACGGTGGCAATGGTGCGCGATCTGATGGATTCGGGCCAATCGCTGCTGCTGATGGGCCGCCCGGGCGTGGGCAAAACCACGGCCCTGCGTGAAATCGCGCGGGTACTGGCCGATGAGCTGGGCAAGCGGGTGGTGGTGATCGACACCAGCAACGAGATCGCTGGCGATGGCGACATTCCCCACCCCGCCATCGGCCGGGCCCGGCGCATGCAAGTGGCCCGCCCTGAACTGCAGCACCAAGTGATGATCGAGGCCGTGGAAAACCACATGCCGGAAGTCATCGTGATCGATGAAATCGGCACGGAGTTGGAAGCCCAGGCCGCGCGCACCATCGCTGAGCGCGGCGTGATGCTGGTGGCCACGGCCCACGGCAATGAACTGGCCAACCTGGTGAAAAACCCCACCCTCAGCGACCTGGTGGGGGGCATTGAATCGGTGACGCTCGGCGATGAGGAGGCCCGGCGACGACGCAGCCAGAAAACCGTCCTGGAGCGCGCGGCTGAACCCACCTTCCCGCTGGCGGTGGAGATGCACACGCGCAACCGCTGGCTGGTGCACCGCGATGTGGCCCGCACCGTGGATCTGCTGCTGCGGGGACAACTGCCGCGGCCGCAGGTGCGCGAACTTGATGGCGATGGTCGCCTGCACCTCCAGGAACCGAGCCCTCCCCAGGCCCTGATCCGCCCCGAACCAGCCCAGGGCGGTCGGCCGCCGCTGCCACGCCGCCCACGGGACCTGGCCCCGGTGCCGCTTCCGGATCCCGTGGCTGCTCCTGAGCCCGAACCAGCACCGGATGAAGCCCAAGCCGGCGCCCCCCAATCGCCCTTGCTGCTCTACGGGGTCGGCGTGAGTGCACTGCTGCTGGAGCAGGCGATCCGCAGCCGCCGCCTGCCGGTGCAGTGCGTGGAGACCGTGGAGGAGGCCGATGTGGTGCTGGCTCTGCGTCAACACCTGGGCCAGCAACCGGAGCTGCGTCGCCGCGCTCAGCAGGCCGGCGTACCAATCCTGGTGATCAAGGCCGACACCCTGCCGCAGGTACAACGGGGCCTCGAGCGGCTGCTGCAGCGGCGAGAGCCGGCGGAACCGCCCCAGGCCGAGCCAGGCCGCAGCGGCGCCGACGACGATCTGGCCGCCCTGGAGGAGTGCCGCTTAGCCGTGGAGCAGCTCGTGCTGGCCAAGGGGCAACCGGTGGAATTGCTGCCCCGCAGCGAGCGGGTGCGTCGCCTGCAGGCGGAGCTCGCCGCTCGCTATCAGCTGGCCACCGCCGACTTCGGCAGCGGCCGCCAGCAGCGGCTGCGCATCTTTCCGCGCTGA
- a CDS encoding prephenate/arogenate dehydrogenase, producing the protein MTSSQGESAQGPGALHARPVGLVGLGLIGGSLGLDLQAAGLEVRALVHRERTAERARERRLANRIDTNPAVLQGCGLIVLALPLDRLLDPAAELLAALPSDAVITDVGSVKQPVLERWQPLHPRFVASHPMAGTAEAGVEAGVRDLFSGRPWVATPTASTDPASLALVQELAATVQAQWLCCDATAHDQAVALISHMPVLVSAALLETAERGGQAAAADTLVRQLASSGFADTSRIGGGNPELGTLMARCNQEAVLQAIQHYRQQLSELEALVEQNAWPALQQRLEHCQALRPEFL; encoded by the coding sequence ATGACATCCAGCCAAGGGGAGTCCGCCCAGGGCCCGGGCGCTCTGCACGCACGGCCCGTGGGCCTCGTGGGGTTGGGGCTGATCGGTGGATCGCTAGGGCTGGATCTGCAAGCCGCGGGGCTGGAGGTACGGGCCCTGGTGCATCGCGAACGCACCGCCGAGCGGGCGCGGGAGCGCCGGCTGGCCAATCGGATCGACACCAACCCAGCGGTGCTGCAGGGCTGCGGCCTGATCGTGCTGGCCCTTCCACTCGATCGCCTGTTGGATCCAGCGGCGGAGCTGCTGGCCGCCCTGCCCAGCGATGCCGTGATCACTGACGTGGGCTCAGTGAAGCAACCGGTGCTCGAGCGCTGGCAGCCGCTGCATCCACGCTTCGTGGCCAGCCATCCGATGGCTGGCACCGCTGAAGCCGGCGTGGAAGCAGGTGTACGGGACCTGTTTAGCGGCCGCCCCTGGGTGGCCACCCCCACCGCCAGCACCGACCCCGCTTCCCTTGCCCTGGTGCAGGAGCTCGCCGCCACCGTGCAGGCCCAGTGGCTCTGCTGTGACGCCACTGCCCACGACCAGGCAGTCGCCCTGATTTCGCACATGCCCGTGCTGGTGAGCGCAGCGCTACTCGAAACCGCAGAACGGGGCGGCCAGGCCGCCGCTGCTGACACCCTGGTGCGGCAACTGGCCTCCAGTGGCTTTGCCGACACCAGCCGCATCGGTGGGGGCAACCCGGAACTGGGCACCCTGATGGCCCGCTGCAACCAAGAGGCCGTGCTGCAGGCGATCCAGCACTACCGCCAACAACTGAGCGAGCTAGAAGCGCTGGTGGAGCAGAACGCCTGGCCGGCCTTGCAGCAGCGGCTCGAACACTGCCAGGCCTTGCGCCCTGAGTTCCTCTAG
- the ndhN gene encoding NAD(P)H-quinone oxidoreductase subunit N, with protein sequence MPLLLTGRGFRQELERAGALALYAPLEGGAETRLLRRLRAAGYRAQITSARGLGDPEAFLLQQHGVRPPHLGHQSVGRGAAVGEVHMAAPQLGHLFDGNAPVLLWLLEGQVLSQAELAALLELTRREPRLKIVVELGGARALRWQPLASVLAQAA encoded by the coding sequence ATGCCCCTGCTGCTCACCGGCCGCGGATTTCGCCAGGAGCTGGAGCGCGCTGGTGCCCTCGCCCTCTACGCGCCATTAGAAGGTGGCGCCGAAACGCGTCTGCTGCGCCGGTTGCGCGCCGCGGGCTACAGGGCCCAGATCACCTCAGCCCGGGGACTGGGCGATCCCGAGGCGTTTCTGCTCCAACAGCACGGCGTGCGCCCGCCCCACCTCGGCCACCAGAGCGTGGGCCGTGGCGCAGCCGTGGGTGAAGTGCACATGGCAGCACCGCAACTCGGCCACCTCTTTGATGGCAACGCGCCGGTGTTGCTCTGGCTGCTGGAAGGGCAGGTGCTCTCCCAGGCTGAACTGGCCGCCCTGCTGGAACTCACCCGGCGTGAACCTCGCCTGAAGATTGTGGTGGAACTGGGCGGTGCCCGAGCCCTGCGCTGGCAGCCCCTCGCTTCGGTACTCGCTCAGGCCGCTTGA
- the rplC gene encoding 50S ribosomal protein L3: MSIGILGKKLGMSQFFDDEGRSIPVTVIEAGPCRITQLKTDSTDGYTAVQLGFGDIREKLVNKPAKGHLAKSGSEPLRHLKEYRVDTVDGLELGGAITVAAFEAGQKVDVSGDTIGRGFAGYQKRHGFSRGPMTHGSKNHREPGSTGAGTTPGRVYPGKRMAGRYGGKQITTRGLVILKVDAERNLLVVKGSVPGKPGALLNILPAKRVGAKAAN, from the coding sequence ATGTCCATCGGCATTCTTGGGAAGAAACTGGGCATGTCCCAGTTCTTCGACGACGAAGGCAGATCCATCCCGGTCACCGTGATCGAGGCGGGTCCCTGCCGGATTACCCAACTCAAAACCGACAGCACCGACGGCTACACCGCCGTTCAGCTGGGCTTCGGTGACATCCGCGAGAAGCTCGTCAACAAGCCGGCCAAGGGTCACCTGGCCAAGTCCGGCAGCGAGCCTCTGCGCCACCTGAAGGAGTACCGCGTCGACACCGTCGACGGTCTGGAGCTCGGTGGTGCAATCACCGTGGCCGCCTTTGAGGCGGGCCAGAAGGTCGATGTGAGCGGCGACACCATCGGTCGTGGTTTCGCTGGTTATCAGAAGCGCCACGGCTTCAGCCGCGGCCCCATGACCCACGGTTCAAAGAACCACCGCGAACCGGGTTCCACCGGCGCCGGCACCACCCCCGGCCGCGTGTACCCCGGCAAGCGCATGGCTGGTCGCTACGGCGGCAAGCAAATCACCACCCGCGGCCTCGTGATCCTGAAAGTGGATGCCGAGCGCAACCTGCTCGTGGTGAAGGGCTCGGTGCCCGGTAAGCCCGGCGCCCTGCTGAACATCCTCCCCGCCAAGCGGGTGGGCGCTAAAGCCGCGAACTGA
- a CDS encoding DUF2839 domain-containing protein, with amino-acid sequence MGEAKRRAEQGLPPRPKPAKTKPVDTSPRLAPWLPLTQRQGEQFVQITTRGAWIGIAALVLFWVIVRFIGPAAGWWALADG; translated from the coding sequence ATGGGAGAGGCCAAGCGCCGCGCTGAACAGGGATTGCCCCCGCGGCCCAAGCCGGCCAAGACCAAGCCTGTCGATACCTCACCGCGCCTGGCGCCCTGGTTGCCCCTCACCCAGCGCCAGGGCGAGCAATTTGTGCAGATCACCACCCGCGGTGCCTGGATTGGGATCGCGGCTCTGGTGCTGTTTTGGGTGATTGTGCGCTTCATCGGCCCGGCTGCCGGCTGGTGGGCCCTGGCGGATGGCTGA
- the recA gene encoding recombinase RecA, protein MPADTKTSSPAAGASNTNPERDKALGLVLNQIERNFGKGSIMRLGDASRMRIETSPTGALTLDLALGGGYPKGRVVEIYGPESSGKTTLTLHAIAEVQRRGGVAAFVDAEHALDPVYAAALGVDIENLLVSQPDTGEMALEIVDQLVRSAAVDIVVVDSVAALTPRAEIEGEMGDLAVGSQARLMSQAMRKITGNIGKSGCTVIFLNQLRQKIGVTYGNPETTTGGNALKFYASVRLDIRRIQTLKRGTEEYGIRAKVKVAKNKVAPPFRIAEFDILFGRGISTVGCLLDLAEENGVVVRKGAWYSYEGDNIGQGRDNTITWLEQNPEPKEQIERQVREKLSETSDSLKPVAAAAARLAASGAAASSEEAVPAAS, encoded by the coding sequence ATGCCAGCCGACACCAAAACCAGCAGCCCCGCCGCTGGCGCCTCCAACACCAACCCCGAGCGCGATAAGGCCCTGGGCCTGGTGCTCAACCAGATCGAACGCAACTTCGGCAAGGGCTCGATCATGCGCCTGGGGGATGCCTCGCGCATGCGGATCGAAACCAGCCCCACCGGCGCCCTCACCCTCGACCTGGCCCTGGGCGGCGGCTACCCCAAGGGCCGTGTGGTGGAGATCTACGGCCCGGAGAGCTCCGGTAAAACCACCCTCACCCTGCACGCCATCGCCGAGGTGCAGCGCCGCGGTGGCGTGGCCGCCTTCGTCGACGCTGAGCACGCCCTGGATCCGGTGTACGCCGCCGCCCTGGGGGTCGATATCGAGAACCTGCTGGTCTCCCAGCCGGATACCGGCGAAATGGCGCTGGAGATCGTGGACCAACTGGTGCGCTCCGCCGCCGTCGACATCGTGGTGGTCGACTCGGTGGCCGCCCTCACCCCGCGCGCTGAGATCGAAGGCGAAATGGGTGATCTGGCGGTGGGCAGCCAGGCGCGTTTGATGAGCCAGGCGATGCGCAAGATCACCGGCAATATCGGCAAATCCGGCTGCACCGTGATCTTCCTCAACCAGCTGCGCCAAAAGATCGGCGTGACCTACGGCAACCCGGAAACCACCACCGGCGGCAATGCCTTGAAGTTCTATGCGTCGGTGCGCCTCGACATCCGCCGCATCCAGACCCTCAAGCGCGGCACCGAGGAATACGGCATCCGCGCCAAGGTAAAGGTGGCCAAAAACAAGGTGGCCCCGCCCTTCCGCATCGCTGAGTTCGACATCCTGTTCGGCCGCGGCATCAGCACCGTGGGCTGCCTGCTGGATCTCGCTGAAGAGAACGGCGTGGTGGTGCGCAAAGGCGCCTGGTACAGCTACGAGGGCGACAACATCGGCCAGGGCCGCGACAACACGATCACCTGGCTCGAGCAAAACCCTGAGCCGAAGGAACAGATCGAGCGCCAGGTGCGCGAGAAGCTGAGCGAAACCAGCGACTCGCTCAAACCCGTGGCCGCCGCCGCCGCTCGCCTGGCCGCCAGTGGCGCCGCTGCCAGCAGCGAGGAAGCTGTGCCAGCCGCCAGCTGA
- the crtD gene encoding C-3',4' desaturase CrtD, with amino-acid sequence MVSRCDVAVVGGGIAGLTAAAVLAAEGLQVELLEAHSQSGGCAGTFRRGPYTFDAGATQVAGFEPGGIHERLFRHFGLPLPAATPLDPGCSVQLAGEHEPIALWRDPQRWQQERQRQFPGSERFWQLCAWLHRSNWAFAGRDPVLPPRSLWDLRQLLGAVGPGSLASGALVGATVADLLVLCGCGRDQRLRRFLDLQLKLYSQEPADRTAALYGATVLAMAQAPLGLWHLQGSMQALSTALEQALAQAGGRLRLRHRVQSLEPVAAGWQLNGQAAAQRPFALQADQVVNTLPPQLLPELLGEHLPEAYRQRIAGFPDPSGAVVLYGAVPRSCLPQHLGLHAQLEWAEPGNLFVSISAEGDGRAPAGQATVIASVFTPAKPWFGLPEADYQARKQKALSGIQAGLQQLLGLQPEHYLHVELATPRGFSGWTGRPFGFVGGLGQHPSRFGPFGLASRTPLPGLWLCGDAIYPGEGTAGVSLSAFTACRQLLAAAGRELQLAP; translated from the coding sequence ATGGTGAGCCGTTGTGATGTGGCGGTGGTGGGGGGCGGCATTGCCGGCCTCACTGCTGCAGCTGTGTTGGCCGCTGAGGGGCTGCAGGTGGAGCTGCTGGAAGCCCACAGCCAGAGCGGCGGTTGCGCCGGCACCTTCCGCCGGGGTCCCTACACCTTTGATGCGGGCGCCACCCAGGTGGCTGGGTTTGAGCCGGGCGGAATCCATGAGCGCCTGTTTCGCCATTTCGGCCTGCCGTTGCCGGCGGCCACCCCGCTGGATCCCGGCTGCAGCGTGCAGCTTGCCGGGGAACACGAGCCCATCGCCCTCTGGCGCGACCCCCAGCGCTGGCAGCAGGAGCGGCAGCGCCAGTTCCCCGGCAGTGAGCGCTTCTGGCAGTTGTGTGCCTGGCTGCATCGCAGCAATTGGGCCTTCGCCGGCCGTGATCCGGTGCTGCCTCCCCGCAGCCTCTGGGATCTTCGCCAGTTGCTGGGTGCGGTAGGCCCCGGCAGCCTCGCCAGTGGTGCATTGGTGGGTGCCACGGTCGCCGACCTGCTGGTGCTCTGCGGCTGCGGCCGCGATCAGCGCCTGCGCCGCTTTCTCGATCTGCAGCTGAAGCTCTATTCCCAGGAGCCCGCCGATCGCACCGCGGCCCTCTATGGCGCCACCGTGTTGGCGATGGCCCAGGCCCCCCTGGGCCTCTGGCATCTGCAGGGCTCGATGCAGGCGCTCAGCACCGCCCTTGAGCAGGCGCTCGCCCAGGCCGGTGGCCGGCTGCGGTTGCGCCACCGTGTGCAGAGCCTTGAGCCCGTAGCAGCTGGCTGGCAGCTGAACGGGCAGGCGGCAGCGCAGCGGCCCTTTGCGCTGCAGGCCGATCAGGTGGTGAACACCCTTCCGCCGCAGCTGCTGCCTGAGCTACTGGGCGAGCATCTGCCGGAGGCCTATCGCCAGCGGATTGCTGGCTTCCCTGATCCTTCCGGTGCGGTGGTGCTCTACGGCGCCGTGCCCCGCTCTTGCCTGCCCCAGCATCTGGGGCTGCATGCCCAGTTGGAGTGGGCTGAGCCCGGCAACTTGTTCGTATCGATCAGTGCCGAGGGCGATGGCCGCGCCCCGGCCGGGCAGGCCACCGTGATTGCCAGCGTGTTCACCCCAGCCAAGCCCTGGTTTGGCTTGCCGGAGGCCGACTATCAAGCGCGCAAACAGAAGGCCCTGAGCGGGATTCAGGCTGGCTTGCAGCAGCTGCTGGGCCTCCAGCCCGAGCATTACCTGCACGTTGAACTGGCCACGCCCCGGGGTTTCTCCGGTTGGACGGGCCGGCCATTCGGTTTTGTGGGGGGGCTGGGGCAGCACCCGAGCCGCTTTGGCCCGTTCGGCTTGGCCAGCCGTACGCCTCTGCCGGGTCTCTGGCTCTGCGGTGATGCGATTTATCCGGGTGAGGGCACCGCGGGGGTGAGCCTCTCGGCCTTCACCGCTTGCCGGCAGCTGCTCGCCGCCGCAGGCCGTGAGCTGCAGCTGGCGCCCTAG
- a CDS encoding HAD family hydrolase — MADAPLLVFDFDGVLVDGMAEYWWSARRAALALCPQCTLPEQAPPGFSQLRPLIHKGWEMVLAALELSRPELNLPDYLSHYDRHLQAALVRWQVEPYTLQRSLEALRQEAIDTNPEAWLALHQPYPGVIERLQALSQGGSPWRVLTTKGGAFAQQLLQAYGLEPEAVDGHEQGSKPEVLLQLSRQRSHPIWFVEDRRPTLEAVRATAGLEAVRCFLVTWGYLAPGDLADLPAGISPLEPEQFAAPLASWP; from the coding sequence ATGGCTGATGCGCCACTGCTGGTGTTCGATTTCGATGGCGTGCTGGTCGATGGCATGGCCGAGTACTGGTGGAGTGCCCGCCGCGCCGCCCTGGCACTCTGCCCCCAGTGCACGCTGCCCGAGCAGGCACCCCCCGGGTTCAGCCAACTGCGGCCGCTGATCCACAAGGGCTGGGAAATGGTGCTGGCCGCTCTGGAGCTCTCCAGGCCGGAGCTCAACCTGCCCGATTACCTCAGCCATTACGACCGCCATCTCCAGGCCGCACTGGTGCGCTGGCAGGTTGAGCCCTACACCCTGCAACGCAGCCTTGAAGCGCTGCGCCAGGAGGCGATCGACACCAACCCCGAGGCCTGGCTGGCTCTGCACCAGCCCTACCCCGGCGTGATCGAACGGTTGCAGGCCCTGAGCCAAGGCGGCAGCCCCTGGCGGGTGCTGACCACCAAGGGCGGCGCCTTCGCTCAGCAACTGCTGCAGGCCTACGGGCTGGAGCCCGAAGCCGTGGATGGCCACGAGCAGGGCAGCAAGCCCGAGGTGCTGCTGCAGCTGAGCCGCCAGCGGTCTCACCCGATCTGGTTTGTAGAAGATCGCCGGCCCACCCTCGAGGCCGTTCGCGCCACCGCAGGACTCGAGGCCGTGCGCTGCTTCCTGGTGACCTGGGGCTACCTGGCCCCCGGCGACCTGGCGGACCTCCCAGCCGGCATCAGCCCCCTGGAGCCGGAGCAGTTCGCCGCACCCCTGGCGAGCTGGCCCTGA
- a CDS encoding DUF1815 family protein — MFARLAEHYRSVVEDLVMSLRALADGLQQQGFAATCYVCGDDRDGHGASFVADLGDGHMVRFLVSDYGISWVESRNGHELVKFEGAEAIQELERVAAALHAQSAQAAAVISA, encoded by the coding sequence ATGTTCGCGCGTCTGGCTGAGCACTATCGATCGGTTGTGGAAGATCTGGTGATGAGCCTTCGCGCTCTCGCCGATGGTCTGCAGCAACAGGGTTTTGCCGCCACTTGCTATGTCTGTGGTGATGACCGTGATGGTCATGGCGCTTCCTTTGTGGCCGATCTCGGCGATGGCCACATGGTGCGTTTTCTTGTGTCCGACTACGGCATCAGCTGGGTGGAATCCCGCAATGGGCACGAGCTGGTGAAGTTCGAGGGTGCAGAAGCCATTCAGGAACTCGAGCGTGTGGCTGCGGCCCTGCATGCCCAGTCAGCCCAGGCCGCGGCCGTGATCAGCGCCTGA